GATTTGCACGGCAAGCATTTGGATAAAATGCTGGGGTTATGGAACCAACAGAACCCAGACAAACAGATTAAGTTGAATGTAACGGTTATGCCTTACGATGATATGCACAACAAGCTCTTATTGGCAGTTACAAGCGGAAAAGGTGCTCCTGATATCGCGGATATTGAGCTTGGTCAATTCCCTAAATTCTTGGAAGGTGACAACGTTCCCCTGGAATCTTTGAATGATGTATTTGCACCATACAAAGACGTTGTTGTTCCTTCACGTGTCGAGATTTACTCCAAAGCTGATCAGGTTTATGGCTTTGATTATCACGTAGGTGCTACGCTTGCTTTCTACAACACTGAAATTCTCGAACAAGCAGGTGTTGACTACAAGACAATCAAAACGTGGGAAGATTACAAACAAGCAGGTATCAAGGTTTACGAAAAGACTGGCAAGTACTTAGGTACTGCTGATACATCAGCTTCGTGGCAAGCATCGCTGCTACTAGCTCAGCAAAATGCCGATTTTACAGATGAAAATGGTAATCCAAAAGTGAACTCGCCTGAAATGATTAAAGCGTATGAAATGTTAGTCGATCTGCAGAAGAACAATGTTATTCATACGATCCCTGGCGGACAACCCGACACAGAAGAAGCAAAAGGTGAATATAACAAAGGCAACTACGCAAGTGCATTGATGCCTGAGTGGTACATGTCCCGCTTTGTAAACGAAATGAAAGACCTTAAAGGTAAGTATGCAATAGCTCCATTGCCTGTATTCGAAGAAGGTAATCCTCGTTCCGTTGGCTTAGGCGGTACTGGCACAGTTGTTACTAAGAATGGTAAAGACGTTCAGTTGGCAAAAGAATTTGTAGCCTTTGCTAAGCTTTCCAAAGAAGCTACTACAGAAATCTGGAATACACTTGGATTTGACCCAATCAACATGGAAGTATGGAAAGATGATGCAGTTACGAAAAACCCTGAAAATGAATACGTCCAATACTTTAAAACAAATGCATTTGATACTTTGAATGAAATCAAAGACGAAATTAGAGCGATTAAGTCCGTTAAAGCTTCACCAACCATCGGCAATATATTCAATACGGTTACTTTGAATGCTATCTTTGAAGATGGCCAAGACGTGAAGGAAGCGTTGGATGAAGCACAAGCAGCAATTGAACAAGAATTGAAATAAATATAATAAGTAAATGATTTGATTAAACCTGTCGGCAGGTACAGTGGTCGGCAGGTTTAACCATAGTCAAGGGAGATTGAGAATATGATAAAGAAATTTGTATACTCTCAAAAAGTTGCACCTTATGTTTTTGTATTGCCATTTATACTCATATTTTTGGTATTCTGGTTTTTTCCGCTTGTAAATTCATTCGTAATGAGCTTTCAAGATAGGATGCTGGGACAGGATCCTAAATGGATTGGAGGAGCAAATTATTCGAAATTACTCACTGATAAAGTGTTTTTGACATCTATTAAAAATAGCATTGTGTACATGTTAGGAACCTTAGTGCTGTTGATTCCTTTTCCCATGTTATTCGCCGTTATGATCAACAGTAAGTTAATGATGGGAAGAGAGTTTTTTAAATCTTCTTTCTTTCTCCCTGCATTGACATCTGTCGCAGTTGCGGGTACCATTTTCCGCCTTACATTCGGTGAGATGGAAGGTTCATTAATGAACAGTTTCCTAGGTCTATTTGGTGTAGAGCCTATCAAATTTTTGAAAGACGGAAATTGGAGTATGGCAGCACTGTTAATCCTCGCATGTTGGAGATGGACAGGCGTTAATATGCTTTACTATCTATCGGGTTTGAAAAGCATTGACAATGAATATTATGAGGCTGCTTCAATTGACGGTGCATCTGCTTGGCAGAAGTTTAGAACGATCACAATGCCATTATTGAAGCCGACCACGGTATATGTTACCACAATTAGTGTTTATGCAGGTTTAGCAATGTTTACCGAGAGCCTGATGATGTTCAACGGTAACAAATCACCCCAAAATATTGGCTTAACCATTGTTGGATATCTGTATAGACAAGGGATTGAGCAGAATAAGCTGGGTTACGCAGCTGCAGTTGGTATCGTTCTGTTAGTCATTGCTATGGTTATCAATTTAACGCAGTTGAAATTTAGTGGAATGTTCAAAAAGGAGGAGGATTAAAGTGGGCAGAAGTCAGACGAGGAGTGATTTCATCTCTAGAATAGTAATTATTTGTTTATTCATTATACTATTCGTTATAATTATGATCCCATTCTACGCAGTGGCCCTATCTTCCTTTAAACCAGGTGAATCATTAGTTAGATATGGACTTAACCTAAGTTTGGATTTTGAAATCATGAGTTTTGATAATTTCATCTTTCTGTTTACTGGAGAACATGATTATTTTGTTTGGTTTTGGAACAGTATGATTTTAACAATCGTTCAAGTGGTTTTAACACTTTTTGTAAGCGCATTTGTTGCATATGGTTTTGCAGCATATCATTTTAAAGGTAAGAACTTCCTCTTTATATGTGTTTTGCTCATTATGATGGTGCCTTTCGAAATACTGCTGGTTCCTTTGTACAGCCTAATTAATGATTTGGGAATGGTGAATAGCTATTCGGCAATCATTCTGCCCGGTATAGCCAATGCCGCGACAATATTTTTCTTCAGGCAATATTTACGAAGCATACCCAAAGAGATTATTCAATCTGGGCGGGTTGATGGCGCAAACGAGTATGCGATTTATTTCAGACTAATTATGCCGATTATGAAGCCATCGTTTGCAGCAATGGCCATATTGAATGGTATGAATAGCTGGAATAATCTATTGTGGCCATTCATGGTGCTGGGAGATCAGAGTAAATATACACTTCCAATCGGTTTGAAAACGTTGTTAACTCCTTATGGCAATAACTATGACTTATTGATCGTGGGCTCCTTCTTCTCCATCATTCCAATTTTCATATTATTCATTGCTTTTCAGAAATATTTCATAGACGGTATGACTGCAGGCGCTGTTAAAGGGTAATCTATATTATGATGAAACAGGTGATAAGATGGAAATCCAACAACGAGCGTCACACGACATTCAACCATTAATTGAACAGAGAGCTGATCCTTTTATTTACAGACATTCGGATGGTTATTATTACTTCGTAGCATCCGTTCCGGAGTATGATCGGATTGAAATCCGTAGAGCCCAGAACCTTGAGAAGCTTGTTACATCAACTCCTGTAGTGATCTGGAGAAAGCGCGAGAATGGTATCCTTAGTGCCAATATTTGGGCACCCGAACTGCATTTTATTGATAACAAATGGTACGTGTATTTCGCTGCCGCATACACGACGGAAACGAATGAAGGCTTGTTCGACCATCGGATGTACGTGCTAGAGAATGAAAATGACAATCCGCTCGAAGGCAGTTGGATGGAAAGAGGGCAGATTCGTACCGAATGGGAAAGCTTCGCCCTCGATGCCACTACCTTTGAGCATAATGGCAGCCGTTATTACGTATGGGCACAAAAGGATCCGAACATCGGAGGTAACTCTAATCTGTATATATCTAAAATGAGCAATCCGTGGACGCTGACTGGGTCGCAAACGATGATTTCGATGCCGGAATATGACTGGGAAATCATTGGTTATAAAGTGAACGAAGGCGCGGCATTTCTTCGCAAGGGTAATCGGGTATTCCTCTCTTACTCGGCTAGCGCCACCGATTTCAATTATTGCATGGGCCTACTTGAAGCAGATGCGGATGCTGATTTGCTCGATGCCACCTCATGGCGCAAGTCTCAAGCAGCGGTTTTCTCTACAGATGAGAGTATCTCAATGTATGGTCCCGGTCATAATTCCTTCACGGTGTCAGAGGACGACGAAGAGACGCTATTTGTGTTTCACGCAAGAACGTACAAGAACATTATAGGAGATCCGCTGTACGATCCGAATCGCCATACATTTGTGACGGAGCTTTTGTGGACGGCTGACGGCAGACCCGATTTCCGCGGTTCTGTTGCAGCACTTGCACGTTCTTTACAATGAACGAGTGTCCCAACAAGGTTGGTTGATGGATTTGAGTTCGTTTATCCAACTTGCCAAAGAGAGACAGTAAGAACATCGAAGGCACCCTACTGGGTGCCTTCGATTTGGCTCTACAGATAATACGCCGAACCGTATCATAAGGGCAGGATAGTTTAACAAATAAGTCGAAGAGTTGAGTCGGACTAACCTTGCTTAAAGAGGAAAGAGATAACGTTAAATTATAGAAATGTTGTTCACACTTAAATTAACCATGAATTAACTAAAAGTGAGGAAAAAATACTTGTGATAATTTTGGGTTTTATCGAACAAATGGCTTTAAGTAATGATGTTGATGTTCGAAATGTTGTAAGCG
This Paenibacillus xylanexedens DNA region includes the following protein-coding sequences:
- a CDS encoding glycoside hydrolase family 43 protein, coding for MEIQQRASHDIQPLIEQRADPFIYRHSDGYYYFVASVPEYDRIEIRRAQNLEKLVTSTPVVIWRKRENGILSANIWAPELHFIDNKWYVYFAAAYTTETNEGLFDHRMYVLENENDNPLEGSWMERGQIRTEWESFALDATTFEHNGSRYYVWAQKDPNIGGNSNLYISKMSNPWTLTGSQTMISMPEYDWEIIGYKVNEGAAFLRKGNRVFLSYSASATDFNYCMGLLEADADADLLDATSWRKSQAAVFSTDESISMYGPGHNSFTVSEDDEETLFVFHARTYKNIIGDPLYDPNRHTFVTELLWTADGRPDFRGSVAALARSLQ
- a CDS encoding carbohydrate ABC transporter permease, yielding MSRIVIICLFIILFVIIMIPFYAVALSSFKPGESLVRYGLNLSLDFEIMSFDNFIFLFTGEHDYFVWFWNSMILTIVQVVLTLFVSAFVAYGFAAYHFKGKNFLFICVLLIMMVPFEILLVPLYSLINDLGMVNSYSAIILPGIANAATIFFFRQYLRSIPKEIIQSGRVDGANEYAIYFRLIMPIMKPSFAAMAILNGMNSWNNLLWPFMVLGDQSKYTLPIGLKTLLTPYGNNYDLLIVGSFFSIIPIFILFIAFQKYFIDGMTAGAVKG
- a CDS encoding carbohydrate ABC transporter permease, with translation MIKKFVYSQKVAPYVFVLPFILIFLVFWFFPLVNSFVMSFQDRMLGQDPKWIGGANYSKLLTDKVFLTSIKNSIVYMLGTLVLLIPFPMLFAVMINSKLMMGREFFKSSFFLPALTSVAVAGTIFRLTFGEMEGSLMNSFLGLFGVEPIKFLKDGNWSMAALLILACWRWTGVNMLYYLSGLKSIDNEYYEAASIDGASAWQKFRTITMPLLKPTTVYVTTISVYAGLAMFTESLMMFNGNKSPQNIGLTIVGYLYRQGIEQNKLGYAAAVGIVLLVIAMVINLTQLKFSGMFKKEED
- a CDS encoding ABC transporter substrate-binding protein — encoded protein: MKKRSALISIVTLLIMSLVFTACGSPSGSKTETQQLGANAGENATVLSFWTFADLHGKHLDKMLGLWNQQNPDKQIKLNVTVMPYDDMHNKLLLAVTSGKGAPDIADIELGQFPKFLEGDNVPLESLNDVFAPYKDVVVPSRVEIYSKADQVYGFDYHVGATLAFYNTEILEQAGVDYKTIKTWEDYKQAGIKVYEKTGKYLGTADTSASWQASLLLAQQNADFTDENGNPKVNSPEMIKAYEMLVDLQKNNVIHTIPGGQPDTEEAKGEYNKGNYASALMPEWYMSRFVNEMKDLKGKYAIAPLPVFEEGNPRSVGLGGTGTVVTKNGKDVQLAKEFVAFAKLSKEATTEIWNTLGFDPINMEVWKDDAVTKNPENEYVQYFKTNAFDTLNEIKDEIRAIKSVKASPTIGNIFNTVTLNAIFEDGQDVKEALDEAQAAIEQELK